From the genome of Rhodoligotrophos appendicifer, one region includes:
- a CDS encoding P1 family peptidase, with amino-acid sequence MTHIRLRDLGIATGQMAAGPLNAITDVAGIEVGFETLICDHPMVARTGVTAIWPSADIFTHSVFAGYHSFNGNGEMTGTIWLAEQGLLASPVCITNTHAVGIVRDAICRLAVKRGVEQAWHLPVAAETWDGWLSDAERFPVTTDLALRALESAAGGYVAEGNVGGGTGMIAHEFKGGTGTASRILSPEQGGWTVGALVQANYGMRSMLRVAGAPVGLEIPERLVPRPKESKDDQGSIIVVLATDAPLLPIQCQRLARRATTGLAWVGGFGANSSGDIFLAFSTGNKVSLTQPMMDVQMLGIEQCTPLFQAAAEATEEAILNAIIAAKTMTGYRGRTAHALPHDLLISAVNRYRRE; translated from the coding sequence ATGACGCATATCCGATTAAGAGATCTCGGTATCGCCACCGGTCAGATGGCTGCCGGCCCTCTCAACGCCATAACCGACGTCGCGGGTATTGAGGTTGGGTTCGAAACCCTGATCTGTGATCATCCCATGGTTGCCCGCACCGGAGTGACCGCCATCTGGCCTTCAGCCGATATCTTCACCCACTCCGTATTCGCAGGGTATCATTCGTTCAATGGAAATGGAGAGATGACCGGCACAATCTGGCTTGCTGAACAGGGTCTCCTGGCATCTCCTGTCTGTATCACAAACACTCACGCTGTCGGCATTGTTCGGGATGCGATCTGCCGTCTTGCTGTAAAGAGAGGCGTCGAACAGGCTTGGCATCTGCCCGTTGCCGCAGAAACCTGGGACGGTTGGCTGAGCGATGCGGAGCGATTCCCCGTCACGACCGACCTGGCGCTTCGTGCTCTGGAGTCGGCTGCCGGCGGGTATGTGGCGGAGGGAAATGTTGGGGGTGGGACCGGCATGATCGCACACGAGTTCAAAGGCGGTACAGGAACGGCATCCAGAATCCTTTCGCCAGAACAAGGCGGATGGACCGTCGGTGCTCTTGTGCAAGCCAATTACGGCATGAGATCCATGTTGCGGGTAGCCGGCGCTCCTGTGGGTCTTGAGATCCCGGAACGTCTGGTTCCTCGTCCGAAAGAGAGCAAGGATGATCAGGGCTCCATCATTGTCGTCCTTGCAACCGATGCGCCGCTCCTGCCAATCCAGTGTCAGAGGCTAGCACGGCGGGCTACCACAGGTTTGGCCTGGGTCGGCGGATTCGGCGCCAACAGCAGCGGCGACATCTTTCTTGCATTCTCCACCGGCAACAAAGTGTCACTTACCCAGCCAATGATGGATGTTCAGATGCTCGGTATCGAACAGTGTACCCCTTTATTTCAAGCAGCGGCGGAAGCAACCGAGGAAGCTATCCTCAACGCCATCATCGCAGCCAAGACCATGACAGGCTATCGTGGCCGAACTGCCCACGCCCTTCCCCATGATTTGCTGATCAGCGCCGTGAACCGCTACCGTCGCGAATAG
- a CDS encoding aminotransferase, with amino-acid sequence MNLHGHNRMDAETIWRKDKAHFLHPWQHFDSFHETGATIISRGEGAYVFDSDGHRFLDGIAGLWCVNVGYGREEIAEAMADQARSLAYYSAFGDTTNAPAAELAAKLAELAPGSLNHTAYATCGSTGNDTAVRLAHYYWSRKGQPNKRHVISRHDSYHGSTMLGISLGNRLGDRSPHFHYLSDFIHHISSPNPYRRPQNMTEEAFCDQLLAEFETKVAEIGATNVAAFIAEPILGSGGVIVPPADYNKRMSESCRRLGILFIADEVVTAFGRIGHMFASEAEFGFIPDIINTAKGLTSGYFPLSAVLFTDEIYDVISAADPTAMFAHGYTYSGHPIGCAVALKNIEIIEREDLCGHVRSLGGYLETRLNALSDLPLVGDVRGRRFMMCIEYVADKRTKAPFAPDIDIGRRIAASCSKRGLMVRPLGALNIISPPLVLNRMEVDFLADTLSESVIEVAAELSREGLGAA; translated from the coding sequence ATGAACCTTCATGGTCACAATCGCATGGATGCGGAGACCATTTGGCGCAAAGACAAGGCCCATTTTCTTCATCCGTGGCAACACTTTGATAGTTTTCACGAGACTGGAGCGACAATCATTAGTCGGGGCGAAGGTGCCTATGTCTTCGATAGCGATGGGCACCGGTTCCTGGATGGGATCGCTGGCCTGTGGTGTGTGAATGTTGGTTACGGTCGTGAGGAAATAGCGGAGGCCATGGCAGACCAAGCCAGAAGTCTGGCTTACTATTCGGCATTCGGAGACACCACCAACGCGCCGGCTGCCGAACTTGCAGCTAAGCTTGCCGAGCTCGCGCCAGGAAGCCTGAATCACACTGCTTATGCGACGTGTGGATCAACCGGCAATGATACGGCGGTCCGGTTGGCTCATTATTACTGGAGCCGCAAAGGACAACCGAACAAGCGGCATGTGATTTCCCGTCACGATAGCTATCACGGCTCCACGATGCTTGGAATTTCCCTAGGAAATCGGCTCGGGGACCGTTCTCCGCACTTCCACTATCTCAGCGACTTCATCCACCATATTTCCTCTCCAAACCCCTACCGTCGGCCGCAGAACATGACCGAGGAAGCCTTCTGCGACCAGTTGCTCGCAGAATTCGAAACTAAAGTGGCTGAGATCGGGGCCACCAATGTTGCAGCCTTCATCGCCGAGCCTATTCTTGGCTCGGGAGGGGTCATCGTGCCTCCCGCAGATTACAACAAAAGGATGTCTGAATCCTGCCGTCGCCTGGGGATTCTCTTCATTGCCGACGAGGTGGTCACGGCGTTCGGCCGAATTGGTCATATGTTTGCCAGTGAGGCCGAGTTTGGCTTCATACCCGATATCATCAACACCGCTAAAGGCTTGACCTCGGGCTATTTTCCCCTTTCGGCAGTGCTGTTTACCGACGAGATCTACGACGTCATCTCTGCTGCCGATCCGACGGCGATGTTTGCTCACGGCTATACCTATAGTGGTCATCCCATCGGCTGCGCCGTGGCACTCAAGAACATCGAAATTATCGAACGTGAAGATCTTTGCGGCCATGTCCGGTCACTCGGCGGATACCTCGAAACTCGCTTGAACGCACTTTCCGATCTTCCGCTCGTCGGCGATGTCCGTGGCCGCCGTTTCATGATGTGCATCGAGTATGTTGCTGATAAGCGAACCAAGGCACCCTTCGCACCCGACATCGACATAGGCAGGAGAATTGCCGCGAGCTGCAGCAAGCGAGGCTTGATGGTCCGTCCCCTGGGCGCGCTGAACATTATTTCGCCACCTCTGGTTCTCAATCGGATGGAAGTGGATTTTCTGGCCGATACTTTGAGTGAAAGCGTAATTGAGGTTGCTGCTGAACTTTCGCGTGAGGGGTTGGGCGCCGCCTGA
- a CDS encoding acetyl/propionyl/methylcrotonyl-CoA carboxylase subunit alpha, with product MFSSVLIANRGEIAVRVIRTARKLGLRTIAVYSEPDVAALHVRSADEAYCIGAAEVAQSYLRGDRILEVARSAAAECIHPGYGFLSESATFAEACEQAGIAFVGPTPHAIRSMGLKDAAKQLMQSAGVPVVPGYHGELQQEDFLKQKAYELGYPLIIKAIAGGGGKGMRRVSRHQDFVEALGSCRREAKSAFGDDRVLLERFVANPRHIEVQVFGDMHGQALHLFERDCSMQRRHQKVIEEAPAPGMPESMRVRMGKAAVAAAKAVGYVGAGTVEFIADTSQGLNEDSFFFMEMNTRLQVEHPVTEAVTGVDLVEWQFRVAAGETLPLSQTDLGAPRGHAIEARLYAEDPENGFLPQTGQVVSLSWPSNEPGLRIDTGIEAGSEISPYYDPMIAKLIAWGETREEARKRLVESLHATTVLGLRTNLGFLAKLLGSAPFVSGQFDTGLIDSGLAGLVPQLSESAIQAVAAGLWMHHLGNVNARRAKRLSNEPDSPWSQMNGWALGGCRRDRIHLLINGKPASIDVLWENQGSAMLVGPEQTRLSGVIIEGNRLLTSVDGIPEVAVIHDDDDMIFAQWRGLHLEIRAQDLLDRDLDAAEGSSTIKAPMSGKLMKIFVAVGDEVERGDRLALLEAMKMEHALLSAGRARVKSVSGSEGDQVAEGQVVIILEALPPT from the coding sequence ATGTTTTCGTCCGTTTTGATTGCCAATCGCGGCGAGATAGCGGTCCGCGTGATCCGGACGGCAAGAAAGCTTGGGCTACGTACGATCGCGGTTTATTCGGAGCCTGATGTTGCAGCGCTTCATGTAAGATCGGCGGATGAAGCCTATTGCATCGGGGCTGCAGAGGTGGCTCAAAGCTATCTGCGTGGCGACCGCATCCTTGAGGTTGCACGGAGTGCAGCGGCGGAATGTATTCACCCGGGTTATGGCTTCCTTTCTGAAAGCGCCACTTTCGCAGAAGCTTGTGAACAGGCTGGGATTGCTTTCGTCGGTCCGACGCCCCACGCAATTAGATCTATGGGTCTCAAGGATGCGGCCAAGCAACTGATGCAGAGTGCGGGCGTTCCTGTCGTCCCCGGATATCATGGTGAGCTTCAGCAGGAGGATTTTCTCAAGCAGAAGGCCTATGAGCTGGGCTATCCCCTAATCATCAAGGCGATTGCCGGCGGTGGCGGAAAGGGCATGCGCCGGGTCAGCCGTCATCAGGATTTTGTTGAGGCTCTCGGTAGTTGTCGCAGAGAGGCGAAATCCGCCTTCGGAGATGATCGCGTGCTTCTGGAGCGTTTCGTCGCCAATCCGCGCCACATAGAAGTTCAGGTCTTTGGGGATATGCATGGCCAGGCATTGCATCTCTTTGAGCGTGATTGCTCCATGCAGCGGCGCCATCAGAAGGTAATAGAAGAGGCACCCGCGCCCGGCATGCCAGAGAGCATGCGAGTAAGGATGGGGAAGGCTGCTGTAGCCGCTGCAAAGGCGGTTGGCTATGTCGGTGCTGGGACAGTAGAGTTCATTGCCGATACCAGCCAAGGTTTGAACGAGGACTCATTCTTCTTCATGGAGATGAACACTCGACTTCAGGTTGAGCATCCGGTCACCGAAGCCGTGACCGGTGTAGATCTTGTTGAGTGGCAGTTCCGCGTAGCCGCTGGAGAGACGCTGCCCTTGTCTCAAACTGATTTAGGGGCTCCGAGGGGGCATGCGATCGAAGCTCGTCTTTATGCAGAAGATCCCGAGAACGGTTTTCTTCCGCAGACCGGGCAGGTCGTGAGCCTTTCCTGGCCCAGTAACGAACCCGGGCTCCGCATAGACACCGGCATTGAGGCCGGATCGGAAATAAGCCCTTATTACGACCCGATGATCGCCAAGCTGATCGCTTGGGGAGAAACACGAGAGGAAGCGCGCAAGCGGCTGGTAGAGAGCCTTCACGCAACAACGGTGCTTGGGCTTCGCACCAATCTCGGCTTTCTCGCAAAACTTCTGGGGAGTGCCCCGTTCGTCAGCGGACAGTTTGACACTGGACTTATCGATTCTGGTCTTGCCGGTCTGGTCCCACAGCTGAGTGAGTCTGCCATCCAAGCAGTTGCTGCTGGTCTTTGGATGCATCATCTGGGGAATGTGAATGCCCGTCGCGCCAAGCGCTTGTCAAACGAGCCGGATTCACCATGGTCACAGATGAACGGTTGGGCCCTGGGCGGTTGCCGCAGGGACAGGATTCATTTGCTGATCAACGGCAAGCCTGCCTCGATTGATGTACTTTGGGAAAATCAGGGCAGCGCAATGCTGGTCGGGCCGGAGCAAACTCGTCTGTCAGGGGTAATAATCGAGGGGAATCGGCTCTTGACCTCGGTTGATGGGATCCCAGAGGTGGCGGTGATCCATGACGATGATGATATGATCTTCGCCCAGTGGCGCGGTTTGCATTTGGAGATACGGGCGCAGGATCTCTTAGACCGTGATCTTGATGCTGCTGAAGGCAGCTCGACGATCAAAGCACCCATGTCCGGCAAGCTCATGAAAATATTTGTTGCCGTAGGTGATGAAGTTGAACGCGGAGATAGACTCGCGCTGCTTGAAGCGATGAAAATGGAGCATGCGTTGCTCTCAGCCGGTCGCGCGCGGGTGAAGAGTGTGTCTGGCTCCGAGGGCGACCAAGTGGCTGAGGGACAGGTTGTCATCATCTTGGAGGCCTTGCCGCCCACCTAA
- a CDS encoding cation diffusion facilitator family transporter, whose product MKASIRLAAYTVAVGVLVFLLKLGAWWITGSIALYSDALESLINIAAAIAALVALNLSAQPADRNHPFGHHKAEYLSAVLEGTLVVAASLSIFREAYYGFLAPQVVEAPAMGLLVNGIATAVNAVWGFLLVRAGRARRSPALLADGKHLFADVVTSIGVILGLSLAQVTGWTILDPMLAAIVAVNILWMGFGLVRVSVGGLMDESVDPQTLERLREIISRSASGAIEVHDLRTRQAARMIFVEFHLVVPSDMTVAASHHICDCIEEALTAEFDVEAIIHVEPENEAKLQGVVVLH is encoded by the coding sequence ATGAAGGCCTCGATACGGCTCGCTGCTTACACCGTCGCCGTTGGCGTGCTGGTATTCCTTTTGAAACTGGGGGCATGGTGGATTACCGGGTCGATCGCGCTTTACTCTGATGCCCTCGAAAGCCTGATCAATATTGCGGCGGCAATCGCCGCGCTAGTGGCATTGAATCTGAGTGCCCAGCCAGCAGACCGCAACCACCCCTTTGGTCATCACAAGGCGGAATATCTATCGGCTGTGCTGGAAGGCACTTTGGTCGTCGCTGCCTCGCTGTCGATCTTTCGCGAAGCCTATTACGGTTTTCTGGCACCTCAAGTTGTCGAGGCGCCAGCTATGGGATTGCTGGTGAATGGGATCGCCACTGCGGTAAATGCGGTGTGGGGTTTCCTTCTCGTTCGTGCTGGCCGCGCCCGTCGATCACCCGCTCTACTTGCGGACGGGAAGCATCTCTTTGCGGATGTCGTGACTTCGATCGGGGTTATTTTGGGTCTCAGCCTCGCCCAAGTCACAGGTTGGACCATCCTTGATCCGATGTTGGCTGCAATCGTCGCAGTCAACATCCTCTGGATGGGCTTTGGCCTTGTTAGGGTGTCGGTAGGAGGACTGATGGATGAGTCGGTCGATCCCCAAACGTTGGAACGGCTCCGCGAGATTATTTCAAGATCGGCCAGCGGAGCAATTGAAGTGCATGACTTGAGGACCCGCCAGGCTGCACGAATGATATTCGTCGAGTTCCATCTGGTCGTTCCCAGTGATATGACTGTGGCCGCGTCGCATCACATCTGTGATTGCATTGAAGAAGCGCTTACGGCCGAGTTTGATGTGGAAGCCATCATTCACGTCGAGCCAGAAAATGAGGCTAAGCTCCAGGGCGTAGTGGTGTTGCATTGA
- a CDS encoding autotransporter domain-containing protein — protein MIANQGLRADPVSYAGLDWYTDRYATDKFETLPEFGGRTDVLHMHIGTGGFVQNRAEDLQGEFYSTQGFKAQTNLGGGDSFVSGNLFIPSSWSSAPGAGDDGERGIFQAPSLWGNITGTDGAMQASPIIGFSNVDGNGVIRVWNDLEGTWSETTASVNYNGWNNLRLLYVGNEVQYLFNDTIIGTLDTGNCEAREVENCSQDLISRLSEILLTGYNNSSQPYDIHWANVLTGMVGGDDQEIFQDTVSDLHFEGATGSSIWDGTVVNGSLQLAGSELELGNGVVVREDLLLMHGSQLAGGEAAPAQIIGNASVDGTSILGGNVAIGGNLVSGGNISPGNSPGITTVMGDYIATPGATVTLEVDFSAASHEAGVTHDQFTIGGNVAGSRTSVQLLNVDSTEIGGSAEIGDISRVELITVGGELPSGSFALDHRYVQNGQDILLKTRIDPLGGYVIGITTLVAPESYVSAALPTSIVETTNQMLGRFVDRRGFNWSEAPSAWIRAFGGGFNLDDDTGVGIDATTAGALMGLDILALPEMGGARIGLMAGYAYSSADVTGRDVGSAGSTGGNMTAIGGYVSYMAQDIFADLSMQYQIVSADLQAVAQSDRSIKGGVFGLSVESGFTYDVAENISLVPMAQLLYQIVSLDKFNNGVSNVDFDSNDALLGRLGITAMTDYRGMMAFGGIGLSNQFLKNMTTIIDGLEIETNTGGFRAEITAGMQAVLSSGITASFSGEYDIGLNGEAEAYLAKAKLDVAF, from the coding sequence ATGATTGCCAACCAAGGCCTTCGCGCGGATCCCGTAAGTTATGCTGGCCTTGACTGGTACACGGACCGATATGCGACGGATAAATTTGAAACTCTGCCCGAGTTCGGAGGCCGTACCGATGTGCTGCATATGCACATCGGTACCGGCGGTTTTGTGCAGAATCGTGCCGAGGATCTTCAGGGGGAATTTTATAGCACACAAGGCTTTAAGGCGCAGACGAACCTGGGCGGTGGCGACAGCTTCGTCTCCGGCAATCTGTTTATTCCCTCAAGCTGGTCGTCAGCGCCTGGTGCGGGCGATGATGGCGAGAGGGGAATCTTCCAGGCGCCGTCCTTGTGGGGCAATATCACCGGCACAGACGGGGCAATGCAAGCTTCGCCAATCATCGGCTTTTCAAACGTCGACGGTAACGGTGTTATTCGCGTATGGAACGATCTGGAGGGCACCTGGTCGGAGACGACTGCCAGCGTGAATTACAATGGCTGGAACAATCTTCGTCTTCTATACGTAGGAAACGAGGTTCAGTATCTGTTCAATGACACAATAATTGGCACCTTGGACACGGGGAACTGCGAAGCACGAGAGGTGGAGAATTGCTCCCAGGACTTAATCAGCCGACTGAGCGAAATTCTGTTAACCGGATACAATAATTCGAGCCAGCCATATGACATTCACTGGGCGAATGTCTTGACCGGCATGGTAGGGGGTGACGACCAGGAAATCTTTCAGGACACGGTCTCTGATCTTCACTTTGAGGGCGCCACCGGATCGTCGATCTGGGATGGAACCGTCGTGAATGGCTCGCTGCAACTGGCAGGGTCTGAACTGGAGCTCGGCAATGGAGTCGTGGTTCGGGAAGATCTGCTTTTGATGCATGGCTCTCAGCTTGCAGGGGGCGAAGCGGCTCCTGCACAAATTATCGGCAACGCGTCCGTAGACGGGACCTCAATCCTGGGTGGTAACGTGGCGATTGGCGGAAATCTTGTAAGTGGAGGCAATATCAGCCCAGGCAACTCGCCAGGTATAACTACGGTCATGGGAGATTACATTGCGACTCCGGGTGCCACGGTGACCCTTGAAGTGGATTTTTCGGCGGCGTCCCATGAAGCCGGCGTAACGCATGATCAATTTACGATTGGTGGAAATGTTGCCGGTAGCAGGACATCTGTCCAACTTCTCAATGTGGATAGCACTGAGATTGGCGGGAGCGCGGAGATTGGCGACATATCGCGAGTTGAGCTGATTACCGTAGGCGGCGAGTTGCCCAGTGGGTCCTTTGCTCTGGATCATCGCTACGTCCAGAATGGGCAAGATATTCTTTTGAAAACGCGAATCGACCCGCTTGGAGGGTACGTTATTGGCATAACGACCCTGGTTGCACCCGAGAGTTATGTCTCAGCCGCTCTTCCAACCAGCATCGTCGAGACCACCAATCAGATGCTCGGCCGCTTTGTTGATCGCCGCGGGTTTAATTGGAGTGAGGCGCCGAGTGCGTGGATCAGGGCCTTTGGTGGTGGATTCAATTTGGATGACGACACAGGGGTCGGCATTGATGCAACGACGGCCGGTGCATTGATGGGCCTCGATATCCTTGCTTTGCCGGAAATGGGTGGCGCCAGGATTGGCCTCATGGCCGGATATGCCTATTCGTCTGCTGATGTCACGGGTCGCGACGTGGGATCTGCGGGCAGCACGGGCGGGAACATGACCGCAATCGGCGGATATGTTAGCTACATGGCTCAAGATATTTTCGCCGACCTCTCGATGCAGTATCAGATCGTGAGTGCGGACCTCCAGGCTGTGGCTCAATCTGACCGTTCGATAAAAGGCGGCGTCTTTGGTCTCTCTGTTGAGAGTGGCTTCACCTACGATGTTGCCGAGAATATTTCCTTGGTCCCGATGGCACAGCTGCTTTACCAAATTGTCTCGCTCGACAAATTCAACAATGGTGTCAGCAATGTCGATTTCGACAGCAACGATGCGTTGTTGGGACGCTTGGGGATCACAGCCATGACCGACTACCGAGGTATGATGGCGTTCGGCGGAATTGGCCTCTCCAACCAGTTCCTCAAAAATATGACCACGATCATTGACGGTCTGGAGATCGAGACCAACACTGGCGGCTTCCGAGCGGAAATCACCGCGGGGATGCAGGCCGTTCTTTCCTCGGGGATCACAGCCAGTTTCAGTGGGGAATATGACATCGGTCTCAATGGCGAGGCTGAAGCCTACTTGGCGAAGGCCAAATTGGACGTTGCTTTCTGA